Sequence from the Priestia megaterium genome:
CTAGTTAAAAAATGTTTATTTTTTAATAAATTGGGTTTGAGAGTATACAGTTAGGGAAAACAAGGCGTATAGGAAAATAAATGCGCTTCATAATGGATTTATTTATAAGCATCCTCACTCTAGCTCAGGGGATGCTTTTATGCCTTTATTTATAAATCAATTAGACTATACATATATAAGGAGAGTCTTCATGCATAAAAATCAGGACTTATATCATTTTTTCAAAGAACATTCTCTTCAATTAACTGAAGACTGGTACAATCAGCTCGACGATGAAAATGAGTTCTCTGTCTATTCGAGTAAAAATCCAGCAATTGTGAAAGAACTGAAGCAGCAAAATCAAGATTATTTCCAGCATTTATTTGACGTATTTATAAAGGATGAGGAGTATTTTTTTTCAGATTTTCAGCAGTGGTCGATAGAACTAGCGCGTGATCCAAAGCATTTAAATACGCCTCTTCACTTTATTATTCGAGAATATTTTAATTCACAAAAAATTGCCGTTAATTATTTAAAGAAGTTTATCTCCTTGCATTCGAATGAGGTAAGCGTAGATAAGATATTTATGTGGTATGACATTATTGTTAAAGCTTTTGATCTATCTATTTATATCTTTATTCAAGAATATCATAAAAATACGCAAGAACAGCTGAACGCTCAGAAAGAGTTAATTAATGAATTAAGTTCTCCTGTCATCATGCTTCAAAACAAAGTTGCACTTCTGCCTCTTGTGGGGGATATTGGAACGGTCAAAAGTCAGTTTATTTTAGAAAATACGCTTCAGCAATGCTCGGAAAAAGGCGTTGAACATTTATGTATTGACCTGCTCGGCGTAGCTACGATTGATACGATGATGGCACAGGAGATTTTTAATTTAGTAAAAGCTCTTCGTTTAATTGGTGTGCAAACAATTTTATCTGGAATTCGACCGGAAATTTCTCAAACTGCAATTCGTTTAGGGCTTTCATTTGAACATGTTAAAACTACTTCTTCTCTTGCACAAGCACTTAATTCTATTAGTTAAGCATATGGCTCTCTATTACAGCATAGAGAGCCATATCTATGGCGTTTCAAATTTTACTGGGGTGTAGTAGACACGCCCGATTAACTTTTTTCCTTTGCTATCTTTCCAGTCCGCTACGAGTATATACCGATCACTGCGAGAGGCAGAATCTACTGTAATAGCAGATGTTTTTTTTATGTCCTTTTTTTCTACTATGTTTTCATAAATAGACTGATTGCGAATTTGTTTGTAATAAAGCGCATTAGGTTTTTTACCATCTATTTCAACGGACACTTGACCACCTTGAGAGACGGGAATACTATCTTTCATAACAATTTGTCTAAAATTTTTTCGTTCGCCAAAATCAGCTTCACATTCGGTCCAGCAAAAAAATAAAGGCTTGATGATGGCTTCCTTGCCTTCTGCTATTATTTTTATAGCGGGTGGATAAGGACCTTCAAGCGTTTCAGCTGTAGGAACCTGATATGCGGCTAATGAAAACACACTAAATAGGATAACCACCACTTTTTTCATACTATGTCCTCCCTTTTTGTGAACGTGGTGCACGTAAGTGAATGAGTGCATAGTATACTCTTTCGCCTGCAACCAAAAGATTCCTTTTATAATCAACAAAAAAACAGCTGCCTATTTGTTTAGACAGCTGTTTTGTTCTATTTACTTAGCATGCTTATTTCTTTTTTCATATCTTTTTCTACATATTCCATTAAATCAGATACGTAGGTTTGAAGCGGTTTTGTTGCGTCTTTATGATCATTCATCGTTAATTCATAAATGCTATCGATATTATCAATCATCAGTTCCATATCATCGATGACGCCCGTATGCTTATACATCGTTTTCATCGTAGGATCAAGGGAAGCTAATTCATTATATTCATAGTTTATAGTATTTGAAATATCATCGAGTTCATTGATAAATTGCTTTTTGGTTTTTTTTTCGGCCATAAGCTGATTATACTCTTTAAAAGCAGTTTGAAGGTTTTTCTGAGAGGCAGTCAATACTTTCAGCTGTTCTCGTCCTAAATAATAATCATAAATACTAGTAACAGTAAAATATCCCCCAAATGTGAGCGCGATTCCGACAACCAAACCTATCCAAAACGTGCTCGTTTTAAAAAAATGTTTCATAATGACTCCTTTTATCTGTGTTCTATGTACAACACTAGCTCATGCTGCTGCTTTTTCCTAGGATACACCAAAAACGAAGTGGAAGCTACACTTTTTTAAAAGATTTGTCGAAATTTGTCTCTTTTTCACAAACTGCCGCACATTATGTTCCATCTCTATTTCTCCATCTATATACATCAAATTCGTTAACCGCTGTAAAACCAAGTTTTTCATAGGCTGGCTTTCCTGCACTTGTAGCATGCAAAATACACGTATCCACCTGTTTTTTTGCTCCAGTAAGAACTTCCTTCAAATATGCGGTGGCCAGGCCTTTTCTTCTCATATGTCTAGCTGTAGTGATACAGTACAAACCCGCTGTACCGTCATAAAAAAAGAGAGACCCAGCTACAGCTGGCCGGTTGTGATAAAGGCCCAGATATAACTGATATTGGTCAGTGTGCTGCATAAGCTCCCTAAACCTTTCAAGAAAGTCAGCTTGATATTCTTCTGGTTTTTGATAGCCGTCTATGTATACCGTTATCCATTCTTTCAATTCAGCTTCTGTGTGCACTCGCTTACATTGAAACCCTTCTACTCCTGTATGTACGTATTCTTTTTCTTGAATGTGCTGAATCATTCCGATCCATTTTTCATAAGGAACAAATCCATTTTTATGAAGAACTGGCCCAAGGTTATCATATGAAGATGGACCAACAATCCATAGAGGTTCCTCCCCTTCCGGAGAGCATATCCCTAACGCAGGCTCAATATGACGGGTTCCTGCATATATACCGCGATTGTAAGGAGATGCAGAAATCCATTTAATTTCTGGCGTATCCACCTTCACAGATTTCTTCGTATGCTGAAAATACATCCAGTGCTGAATCAAGTGCTGTTCTACTACATCGCTTTGATTTTTTATTTTCACTTCATGTCTCCTTTCTTTTCTAAACTATGTTCCTTTTTCTATTATATACTAGTTAGTCTATTTTCTATGACTCTATCGCAGTTCTTAAATCCTTTTACAAGTTTATTTTATTTTTTTTGCTATTCTATGAATAGTTTTCTTTTAAGTGGGGTACTAACCTATATAAGCAATACATCATTAAAAAGGAGGATGATATTTATGTCATTTTTATGGGCACTTATTGTAGGTGGTATTATTGGGTGGCTTGCCGGATTAATTACAGGAAGAGACGTTCCGGGAGGTATTATTGGTAACATTATTGCCGGTTTTATCGGTTCTTGGTTAGGTTCAGCTATCTTTGGAAGCTTCGGACCAGTTGTAGGTGGATTCGCTATTATTCCTGCTATTATCGGATCAATCATTTTAGTGTTAATCGTAAGTTTCATTATGAGAAAAATGCGTGGTAATCATAAACATGCCTAATAAATTATTATATTAGAAAAAGAATCTCTGTTGAAAAAGAGGTTCTTTTTTTATATGAAAAATTCTTAAAATTTACTATTTTTAATTTCATAATATTGAAAGATAAACCCATTAATGTTAATTTAACCATAATCACTATAGAAAAAGAGGAATTAATATGCTGCTTTCAACCCACCCAAAAGACAAATCCATGTACCAAATACTAATAGAAGAAATCGAACAGACACGAACGTTAATGATTCAAACGGCTGTCCGTGAAGGAATGACAAGTCCTAACACACTTCAAGTTAGTCGATCATTAGATGCTTTATTAAATAAACTTCAAATTTTCTTCTACCAATAAAAGCCCATGAGTATGTAACCATATCATGGGCTTTTATTTTGTATTAGTCCGCTTGATTAACGTATTCCACTGCTTGGTGAAGGCTACTGAAAGTCGTAATGTCAGCCAAATCTAACCCTAAGTTCACCATCGTCTGAGCAATTTCAGCACGAATCCCGCTTAAAACCACTTGAATTCCTAATAATCTTAAAGCACCGATTACTTTAAAAATTTGGTCCGCTACCATCGTATCAATAATTGGAACCGCGTATAAATCAATAATCAACCAATTTAGCTTGTAGTCGCTGCCGTGTTGAAGCGCATTTTCCATTAAAATTTGAGCGCGATTTGTATCTAAATCGCCAACAAGAGGAATCACGCCAATTTCTTTCGTAATGCGTACCACAGGAATTGAAAGTTCATCAATTGCATAGCGAGCGGATTGAATTTTGTTTGCAAAGTCCGTCATATATGATTTACTAACCCAGTGTACAGCCTTGTCTACTACTACGTTGAAACGAGAAATAACTTGATAGAAGGCATCAAACGTAAACGTCTCAGCTTTTGCTTCTTCTTTAATAATTTCTCCGATAACATTTCGGTAATAGCTGATTTCTTCTAATGCTACATCCAACGGAAGCTGAAGGACAACGAGTAAATTCGCTACTTCTCTTCCCCATTCCTCAAGCACTTCAAAGTTTTTTGTATCATTTGTTGAGACAGAATCAGCATATATTTGAATTAAATGAACGCGCCACGGTTCTAACTGTTGTTGAATATCTTTTTCTTCATATTTTTTTTGTTTTGAGAACTCTTCTTTTTTTTCTAGAATTAAATTCGTAATGTGTTTAAGCTTTTTATCTAATAATAATGACTCCATATTGTTCTCCCGTTAAGAATTTGTTTACTTAAAATGATATCACAAATACCGTTAAAAAAAGTAAAACTAAGGGAAAAAGCTTTAAAAAATGAACCGGATGTCCCCTTTTACGAATAGAATGAGCTAAATTGAATCTAAAACGTACACGAGCTGAACTTCTCTCCTTCATTTTATCGTTACTTTCACAGTGGATTCTCATACATAACTCTTCAATTTAATGTTGGGCTATCTTAGCATATATGATAAATAGATGAAAAAATGTAAAAGGGTTTGCAACAAGCATGTCGCATGACAAAGTGTGTTTTAGGAAAGACTGAAAAGGAATTCCCTATAAAAAGGAGGTTAGGTATATGTCATTTATTTGGACGCTTATTGTTGGAGGACTTATCGGCTGGCTTGCTGGTGCGTTAACGGGACGAGATGTTCCAGGTGGAATTATCGGAAACATCATCGCTGGGTTCATTGGAGCATGGTTAGGCTCTCTAATTTTTGGAGATTTCGGTCCAGAGATTGGCGGATTCGCAATTGTTCCTGCTATTATTGGTGCTGTTATTTTAGTCTTAATTGTGAGCTTTGTTTTACGCAAAATGCGCGGAAATAATAATCATCGACATGCCTGAATAAAAAAGAGAAATCAGCGTCTTGATTTCTCTTTTTCCCTTAATCCTTATAGCAAAATGTTTAACAATGGAGCTACCTGTAAGTGTAATTCTTTATTGCTACATTTAAAAATTGCTGCTTGTCACCTCTCACATTTAATACTTCTACACCCTCATATCAAGCGCGTTAGTAATGAGCAGCTCTGTACCTTCGAGATCATCAAGCATATCGGTGAAGATAGCTTCAATATGAACGGGTGCAGTTTTAGCTTTCATTGGACATTGTTTTATAGTTGCTTTCTATTTGGGCTCTACTAATTCAATAAATGATCTTGCTTGTTTGCCCTTTAACTGTGCGTAGTGTGTATCTGTAGCTAATTCAACGGTTTCGTTTCCTAAGTTGACCCACATCCGATAAGATTGTATCTTTATATCCTTTTTTGTTTCCACCGGTTCAAAGTGAAGAATGTAGTTAGGTTTTCGAATCATTTCAGCTTTTTCTTCTCTCCATGATACATCTTTTAACCACTGCTGTACTTTTTGCACTTGATTTTGGTCTTTCATTTTAACCGCATGGCCATATTGATTATCGGCTATGTATTTTTCGATTACGAGCTTTTGCTCAACAGTACCGCTTGAAGCACTGCTTTGCTGACATCCTGTTATCACCCAACAAATAGCAATGAGAACAACTAATCCAGACCATACTTTTTTCATTTACATCTACCTTTCTTTGTGTAATTGAAATGAGATGTTCTTGCTGAATGATGCTACCAGCTGCTCGTTTTTAAATCTCTTTTTGCATTCTCTTTTCTTCATATAAATCCCTGCTTCATTTGCTCAAAAAAACTGAATCCCCGAAAGGATCCAGTTTTTCGTTACGATTCGACATCTTCTATGACATGAACAGCGCGAATAGCGGCGTTTACTTTTGTATGTTGAATGCGCTCAGTCGTTCAGTAAATGTGTTCATAAAAAAACGGCTTCCTTATGGAAGCCGTTCTATTTACTGACGATCAAACAATGAACTTCCTGCAATACCAGGGTTCGTCATTTCAAATGGATTTAAAATGAGATCTAATTCCTCTTCTGTTAACACATCGTATTGAAGGCAAAGCTCACGAATTGGTTTTCCTGTTAAAATCGCTTCACGCGCAATACGAGATACGACTTCATAGCCTAAGTGAGGGTTAACAGCTGTAATAATCCCTACGCTTTTTTCTACATATTCTTTCATGCGCGTTTCGTTTGCTTCAATTCCTGCTAAACAGTGATCTGTAAAGCTTCTGAAACCGTTGTTCATGATGCTGATTGATTGAAGCAAGTTAAACACAAGCACAGGTTCCATGACGTTAAGCTCCATCTGACCTGCTTCTGAAGCAAGAGAGATCGTTTGGTCATTTCCCATTACTTGAAACGCAATTTGATTGATTAATTCAGCCATAACAGGGTTTACTTTTCCTGGCATGATTGAAGAGCCAGGCTGACGAGCAGGAAGGCTGATTTCTCCTAGACCTGCACGAGGTCCAGATGCCATTAAACGCAGGTCATTTGCAATTTTAGACATATTTGTCATACAGATTTTAAGCGCTGCAGATACTTCTGTATAAGCATCTGTATTTTGAGTAGCGTCCACTAAATGCTCTGCATGCACAAGCGGCAGACCGCTGATATCCGCTAAGTGTTTGACCACATTTTCAATATAGCGAGGATCTGCATTTAAGCCTGTTCCAACAGCTGTCGCCCCCATATTTACTTCATGCAAGTGGTCACGCGTTGCGCTGATACGCTTAATGTCGCGCGCTAAAACACGGCTGTATGCTTCAAACTCTTGACCAAGACGAACGGGTACAGCATCTTGAAGGTGCGTACGGCCCATTTTAATTACATGATCAAATTCTTGCGCTTTTCGTTTAAACACATCATGCATATCATTCATTGTAACAAGAAGTTTATTTAATAAGTTCAGCGTTGAAATATGGATAGCCGTTGGAAATACATCATTTGTTGACTGAGACATATTAACATGGCTGTTAGGACTTAATTTACCATACTCCCCTTTATTATTTCCCATAATTTCAAGAGCACGGTTTGCAATAACTTCATTAGCATTCATATTCATTGATGTTCCTGCTCCGCCTTGAATAGGGTCCACAATAAAGTATTCATGCCACTGACCTGCTAAAATTTCATCAGCTGCTTGCACAATCGCATTTCCAATACCTTCATATAAGCGCTTTGTATCCATATTTGCAAGCGCTGCCGCTTTTTTTACAATAGCAAGCGCTTTAATCATTTCTTCATGTACTTTATAACCCGTAATCGGGAAATTTTCTACGGCACGTGCGGTTTGTACACCGTAGTATACGTCTGCTGGGATTTGTTTTTCTCCTAGAAAATCAGCTTCTGTACGATATCCTGCTGTTTCTTGTTTCATAGCTGTACCTGCTTTCTTTTTAATTAATATCTTCTGCAATCGACGTTTCCATCATCTTTTTAACTTGGTGAGGGTCTTTCGTTTGTCCGAGCACCCACATTAATTTAGGAACAATGGCTTCTGTGTTCATGTTTTTTGAGCGCACGACGCTGTCATGATTAATCATTCGGCCTACTTCATAAATGCCCATGTCTTCTCCTTCTTCAAGACACTGAGTCGTAATGACAACGGATACACCGTGGTTTGTTAACTCAACAAGCTTGGCTAAAATGTTGCGAACTTGAAATGGAATACCTCCACTTCCATAGCTTTCAACAACAACGCCTTGATATACATCCTTTAATCCATCGAAAAATTCAGGTTTAATGCCGGGAAACAGTTTAACAACTGCTACATCCGTACAAAGAGATGTATTAACCGTCAACTCTTCTTTACTAGAGCGAACGGGTTTTGTATATTCCACCGTATTATCATGGATAGACGCCACGTATGGATAATTAATGCTTTCAAATGCATCATAGCTTTTTGTACGAAGCTTGATTGCTCTTGTGCCTTGAATCACACGACCGTCAAAGACTACATAGACTCCGCCTGTTTCTTCACAAGCAAAGCGAATCGCATCTGCAATATTGCGCTTCGCGTCCGTTTTACTAAATGAAATAGGAATTTGAGATCCTGTAATCGCAATTGGTTTTTTAGAATGCTGAAGCATGTAAGAAAGAGCTGCCGATGTGTAGGCCATTGTATCAGTTCCATGGGTGATAACAAAACCATCGTATTCATTATAATGCTCTTCAATCGCTTTTGCCATCTCTATCCAACATTCTGGCTGCATATTTGTACTATCAAGATTCATAAGAGATTTGCTGTCAATTTGACAGTGTTCATTTAAATCAGGTATGTAGCTTAGTAATTGATCTGGCTCCATTCCAGGAACAAGTCCATTTTCACCTTCAAGTGAAGCGACCGTTCCACCAGTTGATAACAATAATAGTTTTTTCAAAACCGACATCCCCTTTGCTTAATTTTTGTAAAAAAACCTGACAATCTATCAAATAAATTATATTCATTTCGCGTACTTCACCTGTAATTATAGTAACCAAAAATCAATAAATCAAGAGAAAAATTATTCGTTTCGCGTACACTTTTCTCTGCAGCAATGATATAATGAATAAAAATGTAAATTAGCTCACGGTTTGATTACAAAGATCTGCGCGCGAGCTGAATGCCTCGGTTTTTTACATACTACACCTACAAAGGAGCGTCATGAATGTTAAGCAGATTAGCTCAACTCAGGAAAGAAAAAAAATGGTCTCTTCAATATACAGCTGACCAGCTTGAAATTGCTAAAAGCACCTACGCAGGATACGAATCTGGCTATCGTCGTCCTTCTCTTGAAGCACTCGTTACAATCGCAGAACTATTTGATACATCAACAGACTACTTGCTAGGTAAGGAAAAGGAACCTCATTCTCTTTCAGATGCACCCATCGAATTAACATCGCCTCAAACTCATACGATTACGGTTGACGGTGCGGAACTATCTCAAGAAGAAATTCAGCAGCTGACGGCTTTTATTCGTGCTAAAAGACAAATTGAAAAAGAAACTGCACCTTCTTCAATTTAAAGAAGATTAGAAGCAGAGTGCTTCTAATCTTCTAGCTGCATTTCTAAATAGCCTACTACTTCTTTTGTTATTTCCTCTTCTGTTTCTTCCACCAGCTCTCCGGTTATCTTGCTGCCTGGGAGCTTCCTCGAAGAACGGATGCCCCAAAACGTGCGTACACAGTGCCAGACAGGAATAAAAAGACCGTCTAAAAACTCATCTTTTTCCAAAATACCCACTTGAATAGTGGCGTGGTAACCGGGCTGAAAAGGATTTTCTCCTTCACGGATCACACCTACAGAAAGCTCCATCCCTTTTTTTTCAAAAGCTTCTTTATATTGTGCATATATTGATTTGAGAAGTTCTTGCATAGATCTTTCAACTGTATGTATATGTTGTTCTAACTGCGGCGTAAATTGTTTTGCGATGTATTCCATCTATCTCCCTCTTCTTTCAGTTCCCTATCCCTTATTTTAGCGATTTTCATTTTATTGTATCATAAGAAAAGCGTTTGTCTGTCTAGCAGAAAACCCCGCTTTTTTACAGAAAAGCGGGGTTCATACATACCTTTACTAGCAATAGCTTACATTGCTTTGTCTTGTTTAGAAGATGATTTTAATTTTTTATTTTTAGTTGGATCTGGCTCATTAGAAGACATGATAATGTTTCCTTCGCCGTTGCACACTTTGCACTTTATAAATCCAAATTTCTTACCGGCTCCTTGGCATTGTGGACAAACATATCGAATTGGCATAAACTGTACCTTCCTTCTTTCTAATTTATACCTGCGCCTTGAAAGCGCCTGTGGCTAGTTTATAGTTTTATTATAAGTTGTACAATCCACCCTATCAAGACGTGCCAAATTGCACATCTTTAATGGTAAGAAATCCTTCCTTTCTAAAATTCACCTGAAAAATGAGTCGATAGACAGGAGAATTTCTTTTCTTGTCAAAAGGCAATACGTCAGAGGAAGTTTCTTATTGGATATAATTAGCGAATGTTTGCGCGGAAAATTTTGCGCTTTTTCGCGAAGTTCAAGGTTACACAACCGTTTTATCTCGAATTTCTTTTGAAATGGTTACGTCTTTCCAAAGCTGTTCGTATTTATAACCCGTTAAACTTTCACAAACCGCTTGCGCTTCAGGAGTAACGTCTTTCGCTCGGCCTCCCTTTTTTCTTCTTTGAATTTCAGCTAATAAGATTTTGTGATTTTCCGGACTTATTTTAAACCATATGGTTGCGATAATTCCAGCGAGAATCAAAATAGCAGGTACAATCATGAACAGCTTTTGTAAGCCGGCTAGCGTAGACGCTGACTGCTCGGCGTTTGGTACATAACCAATATTCTTTAAGGCAA
This genomic interval carries:
- a CDS encoding STAS domain-containing protein; translation: MHKNQDLYHFFKEHSLQLTEDWYNQLDDENEFSVYSSKNPAIVKELKQQNQDYFQHLFDVFIKDEEYFFSDFQQWSIELARDPKHLNTPLHFIIREYFNSQKIAVNYLKKFISLHSNEVSVDKIFMWYDIIVKAFDLSIYIFIQEYHKNTQEQLNAQKELINELSSPVIMLQNKVALLPLVGDIGTVKSQFILENTLQQCSEKGVEHLCIDLLGVATIDTMMAQEIFNLVKALRLIGVQTILSGIRPEISQTAIRLGLSFEHVKTTSSLAQALNSIS
- a CDS encoding GlsB/YeaQ/YmgE family stress response membrane protein, with protein sequence MSFIWTLIVGGLIGWLAGALTGRDVPGGIIGNIIAGFIGAWLGSLIFGDFGPEIGGFAIVPAIIGAVILVLIVSFVLRKMRGNNNHRHA
- a CDS encoding STAS domain-containing protein, giving the protein MESLLLDKKLKHITNLILEKKEEFSKQKKYEEKDIQQQLEPWRVHLIQIYADSVSTNDTKNFEVLEEWGREVANLLVVLQLPLDVALEEISYYRNVIGEIIKEEAKAETFTFDAFYQVISRFNVVVDKAVHWVSKSYMTDFANKIQSARYAIDELSIPVVRITKEIGVIPLVGDLDTNRAQILMENALQHGSDYKLNWLIIDLYAVPIIDTMVADQIFKVIGALRLLGIQVVLSGIRAEIAQTMVNLGLDLADITTFSSLHQAVEYVNQAD
- a CDS encoding asparaginase, whose product is MKKLLLLSTGGTVASLEGENGLVPGMEPDQLLSYIPDLNEHCQIDSKSLMNLDSTNMQPECWIEMAKAIEEHYNEYDGFVITHGTDTMAYTSAALSYMLQHSKKPIAITGSQIPISFSKTDAKRNIADAIRFACEETGGVYVVFDGRVIQGTRAIKLRTKSYDAFESINYPYVASIHDNTVEYTKPVRSSKEELTVNTSLCTDVAVVKLFPGIKPEFFDGLKDVYQGVVVESYGSGGIPFQVRNILAKLVELTNHGVSVVITTQCLEEGEDMGIYEVGRMINHDSVVRSKNMNTEAIVPKLMWVLGQTKDPHQVKKMMETSIAEDIN
- the aspA gene encoding aspartate ammonia-lyase, producing the protein MKQETAGYRTEADFLGEKQIPADVYYGVQTARAVENFPITGYKVHEEMIKALAIVKKAAALANMDTKRLYEGIGNAIVQAADEILAGQWHEYFIVDPIQGGAGTSMNMNANEVIANRALEIMGNNKGEYGKLSPNSHVNMSQSTNDVFPTAIHISTLNLLNKLLVTMNDMHDVFKRKAQEFDHVIKMGRTHLQDAVPVRLGQEFEAYSRVLARDIKRISATRDHLHEVNMGATAVGTGLNADPRYIENVVKHLADISGLPLVHAEHLVDATQNTDAYTEVSAALKICMTNMSKIANDLRLMASGPRAGLGEISLPARQPGSSIMPGKVNPVMAELINQIAFQVMGNDQTISLASEAGQMELNVMEPVLVFNLLQSISIMNNGFRSFTDHCLAGIEANETRMKEYVEKSVGIITAVNPHLGYEVVSRIAREAILTGKPIRELCLQYDVLTEEELDLILNPFEMTNPGIAGSSLFDRQ
- a CDS encoding GlsB/YeaQ/YmgE family stress response membrane protein, whose product is MSFLWALIVGGIIGWLAGLITGRDVPGGIIGNIIAGFIGSWLGSAIFGSFGPVVGGFAIIPAIIGSIILVLIVSFIMRKMRGNHKHA
- a CDS encoding helix-turn-helix domain-containing protein gives rise to the protein MLSRLAQLRKEKKWSLQYTADQLEIAKSTYAGYESGYRRPSLEALVTIAELFDTSTDYLLGKEKEPHSLSDAPIELTSPQTHTITVDGAELSQEEIQQLTAFIRAKRQIEKETAPSSI
- a CDS encoding aspartyl-phosphate phosphatase Spo0E family protein, producing MLLSTHPKDKSMYQILIEEIEQTRTLMIQTAVREGMTSPNTLQVSRSLDALLNKLQIFFYQ
- a CDS encoding GNAT family N-acetyltransferase, encoding MKIKNQSDVVEQHLIQHWMYFQHTKKSVKVDTPEIKWISASPYNRGIYAGTRHIEPALGICSPEGEEPLWIVGPSSYDNLGPVLHKNGFVPYEKWIGMIQHIQEKEYVHTGVEGFQCKRVHTEAELKEWITVYIDGYQKPEEYQADFLERFRELMQHTDQYQLYLGLYHNRPAVAGSLFFYDGTAGLYCITTARHMRRKGLATAYLKEVLTGAKKQVDTCILHATSAGKPAYEKLGFTAVNEFDVYRWRNRDGT